Proteins from one Nicotiana tabacum cultivar K326 chromosome 23, ASM71507v2, whole genome shotgun sequence genomic window:
- the LOC107832354 gene encoding protein yippee-like At4g27745: MAEVIGPRLYSCCNCRNEVALHDDVISKAFQGRNGRAFLFSHVMNVVVGLKEDRQLMTGLHTVADVYCSDCREVLGWKYERAYEETQKYKEGKFVLEKSKIVKENW, from the exons ATGGCTGAAGTGATTGGTCCAAGATTATATAGTTGCTGCAATTGTAGGAATGAAGTTGCACTGCACGATGATGTTATTTCTAAAGCATTTCAA GGAAGAAATGGTCGAGCATTTTTGTTCTCTCATGTGATGAACGTTGTTGTTGGGCTCAAAGAGGATAGACAACTCATGACTGGTCTCCATACAGTTGCTGATGTCTACTGCTCTGACTGTCGTGAGGTGTTGGGTTGGAAATACGAACGAGCTTATGAGGAGACACAGAAGTACAAGGAAGGCAAATTCGTACTTGAGAAGTCGAAGATTGTCAAGGAAAATTGGTAG